Proteins encoded by one window of Arachis ipaensis cultivar K30076 chromosome B04, Araip1.1, whole genome shotgun sequence:
- the LOC107638575 gene encoding uncharacterized protein LOC107638575 — translation MGTLVGHVAPGFGFMLIGLWHLFNHIKLHAINPNNYTSPPWFPTSSSKYLELFLIMFGCTASISMELFIGPDRHQPFDPDGTIPSNHLHNFEHSSISMTFFVYAAFAIVLDKLNIQAQHSITQLIGAIAFGQQLLLFHLHSADHMGPEGQYHMLLQLLVLISLLSTLLGIGTPQSFLVSFVRSISIFFQGIWLMTMGFMLWIPGFIPKGCFMNLEEGHKVVRCHDDMSLHRANSLVTIQFSWFFIVVTVFAVSLYIVLVKFYKNKIEYFPTKNEEEEEEEEDESSEDLESPKKNIVGNSMRFIHVGKPYSSLDIER, via the coding sequence ATGGGAACTTTGGTGGGACATGTAGCACCAGGTTTTGGGTTCATGCTAATAGGTTTATGGCATCTCTTCAACCACATCAAGCTCCATGCCATTAACCCCAACAACTACACTTCTCCACCATGGTTCCCAACTTCAAGCTCCAAGTACCTTGAGCTCTTCCTCATCATGTTTGGCTGCACTGCTTCCATATCCATGGAGCTCTTCATCGGCCCCGACCGCCACCAACCCTTCGACCCTGACGGCACCATTCCCTCCAACCACCTCCACAACTTCGAGCACTCCTCCATCTCCATGACCTTTTTTGTCTACGCCGCCTTCGCCATCGTTCTCGACAAACTCAACATCCAAGCTCAACATAGCATTACTCAGTTGATTGGAGCCATAGCCTTTGGTCAACAACTCCTCCTCTTCCACCTCCACTCTGCGGACCACATGGGCCCGGAGGGTCAATACCACATGCTCTTGCAACTTCTTGTCCTTATTTCTTTATTAAGTACCCTTTTGGGAATTGGAACGCCGCAGAGCTTTTTAGTAAGCTTTGTGCGTTCCATTAGCATATTCTTTCAGGGAATATGGCTTATGACTATGGGATTCATGCTGTGGATCCCAGGTTTTATTCCGAAAGGATGCTTTATGAATCTCGAGGAGGGTCACAAGGTAGTTAGGTGTCACGATGACATGTCACTTCATCGCGCCAACTCTCTTGTGACCATCCAGTTCAGCTGGTTCTTCATTGTTGTCACCGTTTTCGCGGTGTCTTTGTACATAGTTTTGGTCAAATTTTACAAGAACAAGATCGAGTATTTTCCTACCAAgaacgaggaagaagaagaggaagaggaagacgaGTCAAGCGAAGACCTTGAGTCTCCAAAGAAGAACATAGTTGGGAACTCCATGAGGTTCATCCATGTTGGAAAGCCGTATTCATCGCTTGACATTGAAAGGTAA